One window of Aspergillus oryzae RIB40 DNA, chromosome 3 genomic DNA carries:
- a CDS encoding HET domain-containing protein (predicted protein) — protein sequence MSSDLYKSLPLEPNATRMVRLLPDKETNAEIECELFTYDLTETEGGKHLYEALSYVWSGDEEGSAEKHKEIILHDHTIPITANLHAALVNLRDHQLERVLWVDAICINQDDMDEKNQQIPLMRTIYAQADRVIIWLGEAFEDGDKALEIIRTLAEKKFMSGNDSATKLLESSSTSRSRCCSVD from the exons ATGTCCTCTGACTTGTACAAATCGCTCCCGCTGGAACCTAACGCGACTCGAATGGTTCGCCTCCTCCCAGACAAGGAAACGAACGCCGAGATAGAATGCGAACTCTTCACCTACGACCTCACAGAGACAGAGGGTGGAAAGCACCTTTATGAAGCACTTTCTTATGTCTGGTCtggcgatgaagagggcAGTGCTGAAAAGCACAAGGAAATAATATTACATGACCATACTATCCCCATCACAGCGAACCTGCATGCAGCCTTGGTCAATCTTCGAGACCATCAGCTTGAGAGAGTGTTGTGGGTTGATGCAATATGCATCAACCAAGACGATATGGACGAGAAAAACCAACAGATCCCACTCATGCGGACGATCTATGCCCAAGCTGATCGTGTTATTATCTGGCTTGGAGAGGCATTTGAAGATGGCGATAAAGCACTTGAAATCATTCGCACTCTCgcagagaagaaattcatgAGTGGTAATGATTCGGCTACTAAGCTGCTCGAATCCAGCA GTACTTCAAGAAGCCGGTGTTGCTCGGTCGATTGA